One window from the genome of Desulfatiglans anilini DSM 4660 encodes:
- the pheS gene encoding phenylalanine--tRNA ligase subunit alpha — translation MREKLPVLEKEAREALARAADAGALEAFRIAYLGKKGLITALMKGLGAVAPEERPLLGKLANELKQRITQAYEEKREAIAASAGGSERFVDVTLPGREPPCGHYHPISLVVEEVCQIFARMGYRVVKGPNVELDYYNFEALNIPRDHPARDMQDTFYVTDNVVLRTHTSPMQVRVMESQAPPVSVIAPGKVYRRDSDVTHTPMFHQVEGLLVDRDVTFGDLKGTLTTFVHQMFGSGTGLRFRPSFFPFTEPSAEVDIRCVICGGAGCRTCSQTGWLEILGSGMVDPNVYGFVGYDPEVYSGFAFGMGIERIAMLKYGIDDIQLFFRNDTRFLRQF, via the coding sequence ATGAGAGAAAAACTTCCAGTCCTGGAAAAGGAGGCCCGCGAGGCGCTTGCACGCGCGGCCGATGCAGGGGCCCTCGAGGCCTTCAGGATCGCCTATTTAGGTAAAAAGGGCCTGATCACGGCGCTCATGAAGGGGCTCGGTGCGGTCGCGCCCGAGGAGCGGCCCTTGCTGGGTAAACTGGCCAACGAGCTGAAGCAGCGTATCACGCAGGCCTACGAAGAAAAGCGTGAGGCGATTGCAGCGTCGGCCGGCGGGTCGGAGCGTTTCGTGGATGTCACCCTGCCGGGAAGGGAGCCGCCGTGCGGCCATTATCACCCCATCAGCCTGGTGGTCGAAGAGGTCTGCCAGATCTTTGCGCGCATGGGATATCGGGTGGTCAAGGGCCCGAATGTGGAGCTCGATTACTACAATTTCGAGGCCCTCAACATCCCCAGGGACCACCCGGCGCGGGACATGCAGGATACCTTCTACGTGACCGACAACGTCGTGTTGAGGACCCATACCTCTCCGATGCAGGTCAGGGTCATGGAAAGCCAGGCGCCGCCCGTCAGCGTCATCGCTCCGGGGAAGGTGTACCGGCGGGATTCGGATGTGACCCATACCCCGATGTTCCATCAGGTGGAAGGCCTGCTCGTGGACCGGGACGTCACGTTCGGGGACCTGAAGGGCACGCTGACCACCTTTGTCCACCAGATGTTCGGCTCCGGCACCGGGCTGCGTTTCCGGCCGAGCTTTTTCCCCTTCACCGAGCCGAGCGCCGAGGTGGACATCCGCTGCGTGATCTGCGGCGGGGCCGGATGCCGCACGTGTTCCCAAACCGGATGGCTGGAGATCCTGGGGTCGGGCATGGTGGATCCAAACGTGTACGGTTTTGTCGGCTATGACCCGGAGGTTTACAGCGGCTTCGCATTCGGAATGGGCATCGAGCGGATCGCGATGCTCAAATACGGCATAGACGACATTCAGCTGTTTTTCAGGAACGACACGCGTTTTCTGCGGCAGTTCTGA
- a CDS encoding M24 family metallopeptidase produces MNFSEGTSNRSENISPSSVFPIPADEIFARIRKIQAKLAGAHLDGLLVVQRADLFYFTGTAQNGVLFVPVGGDPLLMVKRYLPRARQESAIRRIVPLPSVKNIPDLIAAHTQPYPAKMGMELDVMPVNEFRFYRGLLGCRECLDASPLILETRMIKSAWEMDRISDAADLSYRCFQFMQAHLRPGLSEIAFASMVEGYARELGHAGKLRVRDYQTEGYSWHILSGPNGGKLGLLDSPMSGEGSSPAFPCGAGPRKIQPHDPIMADLSYVLNGYHFDETRMLVLGDMPYKAREAYKAITEVHDCVLDAVRPGVSMNELFDCASRKASALGYEDAFLGPPGEKVRFIGHGIGVELIEPPIIALGKQEVLQEGMVFALEPKLNFQDAFAAGIESVFQVTAEGHRLMSRTPRDILTCPL; encoded by the coding sequence ATGAATTTTTCCGAAGGCACATCGAATCGTTCCGAAAATATATCGCCGTCTTCCGTATTTCCGATCCCCGCCGACGAGATCTTCGCCCGCATCCGGAAAATCCAGGCCAAACTCGCTGGTGCCCATCTCGACGGACTGCTTGTGGTGCAAAGAGCCGATCTGTTCTACTTCACAGGCACCGCCCAAAACGGCGTGCTCTTCGTCCCCGTCGGGGGAGACCCCCTCCTCATGGTCAAACGCTACCTGCCGCGCGCCAGGCAGGAATCAGCCATCCGCCGGATCGTGCCGCTGCCTTCGGTCAAGAACATTCCGGACCTCATTGCCGCCCACACGCAGCCCTACCCTGCCAAGATGGGCATGGAACTCGACGTCATGCCCGTCAACGAGTTCCGCTTCTACCGGGGATTGCTCGGCTGCAGGGAATGCCTGGACGCCTCGCCGTTGATCCTCGAAACCCGCATGATCAAATCGGCCTGGGAGATGGACCGGATAAGCGATGCGGCCGACCTCTCCTATCGATGCTTCCAATTCATGCAGGCCCATCTGCGCCCCGGCCTGTCGGAGATCGCTTTTGCCAGCATGGTCGAGGGCTATGCGCGGGAACTCGGGCACGCTGGCAAACTCCGGGTCCGCGACTATCAGACGGAGGGGTATTCCTGGCACATCCTCAGCGGGCCGAACGGCGGCAAGTTGGGCCTGCTCGACTCCCCCATGAGCGGCGAAGGCTCTTCGCCCGCCTTTCCCTGCGGGGCCGGCCCCCGGAAGATTCAGCCGCACGATCCGATCATGGCCGATCTGAGCTACGTCCTGAACGGTTACCATTTCGACGAAACACGCATGCTCGTCCTGGGCGACATGCCTTACAAGGCGCGCGAGGCGTACAAGGCGATCACGGAGGTCCATGACTGCGTCCTCGATGCCGTTCGCCCCGGTGTCAGCATGAATGAGCTTTTCGACTGCGCCAGCCGGAAGGCCTCCGCGCTCGGTTATGAAGACGCCTTTCTCGGACCGCCCGGCGAAAAGGTGCGTTTCATCGGCCACGGGATCGGAGTCGAACTGATCGAGCCGCCCATCATCGCCCTTGGCAAACAAGAGGTCCTGCAGGAGGGCATGGTATTCGCGCTGGAGCCCAAACTCAACTTCCAGGATGCCTTCGCCGCGGGCATCGAGAGCGTCTTCCAGGTCACCGCCGAAGGCCACCGTCTGATGAGCCGGACACCGCGCGATATTCTCACCTGTCCCCTCTAG
- a CDS encoding MerR family transcriptional regulator, producing the protein MELIPDDKRYFRIGEASRIIGVEPHVLRYWEGEFPQLRPRRADSRQRTYQRKDLEVLLEIKKLLYEDKLTIEGARKRLVEGPRPPKALDEGFLAELQEELRLIIKILST; encoded by the coding sequence ATGGAGCTGATCCCTGATGATAAGCGCTATTTTCGCATCGGCGAAGCCAGTCGTATCATCGGTGTGGAGCCTCACGTCCTGCGCTATTGGGAGGGTGAATTCCCGCAGCTTCGGCCCCGGCGGGCCGACTCCAGACAAAGGACCTATCAAAGAAAGGATCTCGAGGTCCTGCTCGAGATCAAGAAGCTGCTCTACGAAGACAAGCTCACCATAGAAGGGGCCCGCAAGCGGCTGGTCGAGGGCCCCCGCCCTCCGAAGGCCCTTGACGAGGGCTTCCTCGCCGAGCTTCAGGAGGAGCTTCGTCTGATCATCAAAATCCTCAGCACATGA
- the pheT gene encoding phenylalanine--tRNA ligase subunit beta yields MKASLNWLKEYVDISQSPEELAQILTMVGLEVEGLEPHGAGLDEIVVGRILAVWPHPGADRLSLCRVDVGGRELHIVCGAPNAAEGVFAPVALPGVRLPGGMKIKAGKIRGELSEGVLLAEDELGLTEDHTGIMELDPCKPGSRLIDVVPIVDHVLDISITPNRPDCACIIGIAREIAAALGTTVRKPVLRAGGKGPGIESLAQVEVQDAIGCPRYVAGMIRGVAVCKSPFWMRYRLLLCGMRAINNVVDVTNYVLLEMGQPLHAFDYHRLGGRRIVVRRSLEGERFVTLDGESRTLSGETLMICDGDGPVAIAGIMGGLNSEIVSETQDVLIESACFDPVTIRRGSKFLGLSTEASYRFERGTDIEGAPDALWRALGLMKDLGGGEMASGSLDVYPRPYQAPEIVLRVERTNRFLGSALSGESMARYLRNLEMRVETMDGDRLRVLPPAFRVDISREVDLMEEVARADGYDRIPVTVPHVRPSAERDAPEMPLGAEVRRIMIGLGFSEVITYSFVAPTSADLLGASADSPLRAFVPLLNPLTTEQSVLRTSLIPGLLGAVQTNVFQQERGLRLFEWGKVFTAREGEPLPLERLRLAAVMTGPLHEKTWYGEETPVDFYDIKGVLEAFLRGFGLGSCRFDRADDAFPGFDPRVCAVVTCGEDRLGVVGKVDKRAMAALDIEREVAYCFDLDAEALARQADRRRLFQPLAKFPAVYRDISMIFDSDVESARVLDIIRASGGKWVESVRIFDLYEGEKMPPGKKALAVRVCYRSGKKTLDGAAVNALHEKVIAAIGQGTGGRLKEG; encoded by the coding sequence ATGAAAGCAAGCCTGAACTGGTTGAAAGAATACGTTGATATCTCTCAGAGCCCCGAAGAGCTGGCCCAAATCCTGACGATGGTCGGCCTGGAGGTCGAGGGATTGGAGCCCCACGGCGCAGGACTGGACGAAATCGTCGTCGGGCGCATCCTTGCCGTCTGGCCGCATCCAGGAGCGGACCGGCTCTCCCTTTGCCGGGTGGACGTGGGGGGCCGTGAGCTGCACATCGTCTGTGGCGCCCCGAATGCAGCCGAGGGCGTGTTTGCGCCCGTGGCCTTGCCGGGTGTTCGACTGCCGGGCGGTATGAAGATCAAGGCGGGCAAGATCCGCGGCGAACTGTCGGAGGGCGTGCTGCTGGCCGAGGACGAACTGGGCCTGACGGAAGACCACACCGGGATCATGGAACTGGATCCCTGTAAGCCTGGCAGCCGGTTGATCGATGTCGTGCCGATCGTCGATCATGTTCTGGATATCAGCATCACGCCGAATCGTCCGGACTGCGCCTGCATCATTGGAATCGCCCGCGAGATCGCGGCCGCCCTGGGGACTACGGTTCGGAAACCCGTGCTGCGTGCAGGCGGCAAAGGCCCGGGGATCGAGTCCCTGGCGCAGGTTGAGGTGCAGGACGCGATAGGCTGCCCACGGTACGTCGCCGGGATGATCCGGGGGGTGGCTGTCTGCAAGTCGCCTTTCTGGATGCGCTATCGGCTGTTGCTTTGCGGAATGCGCGCCATCAACAACGTCGTCGATGTGACCAATTATGTTCTGCTCGAGATGGGGCAGCCCCTGCACGCCTTCGATTACCACAGGCTCGGCGGCCGCCGCATCGTCGTCCGGCGAAGCCTGGAGGGGGAGCGCTTCGTTACGCTCGACGGCGAATCCCGCACGCTGAGCGGGGAGACGCTGATGATCTGCGACGGAGACGGGCCGGTGGCCATCGCGGGCATCATGGGCGGACTGAATTCTGAAATCGTCTCCGAGACGCAGGACGTCCTCATCGAAAGCGCCTGCTTCGATCCGGTCACCATCCGGCGCGGGTCCAAGTTCCTGGGGCTGTCGACCGAGGCATCTTACCGCTTCGAGCGGGGGACGGATATCGAAGGCGCCCCCGATGCGCTCTGGCGTGCCCTGGGGCTCATGAAAGACCTCGGCGGAGGCGAAATGGCATCCGGATCCCTGGACGTCTACCCCCGGCCTTACCAGGCCCCCGAGATCGTGCTGCGGGTGGAACGGACCAACCGGTTTTTAGGCTCGGCGCTGTCGGGCGAGAGTATGGCACGTTATCTCCGGAACCTGGAGATGCGGGTCGAGACGATGGACGGTGACCGTTTGCGTGTGCTGCCGCCGGCCTTCCGCGTGGATATCTCAAGGGAGGTCGACCTGATGGAGGAGGTGGCGCGCGCCGACGGCTATGACCGGATCCCGGTGACCGTTCCCCATGTCCGCCCCTCCGCGGAGCGCGATGCCCCGGAGATGCCTCTGGGGGCCGAGGTGCGCCGCATCATGATCGGGCTCGGCTTCAGCGAAGTCATCACCTACAGTTTTGTGGCGCCGACCTCGGCCGACCTGCTGGGCGCTTCGGCAGACAGCCCGCTCAGGGCCTTTGTTCCGCTTCTCAACCCCCTGACAACCGAGCAGTCGGTTTTGAGGACCTCCCTGATCCCCGGGCTGCTGGGCGCCGTTCAAACCAATGTCTTTCAGCAGGAAAGAGGGCTCCGGCTCTTTGAGTGGGGCAAGGTCTTTACCGCCAGGGAAGGCGAGCCTCTGCCGCTCGAGCGTCTGCGGTTGGCTGCCGTCATGACGGGGCCGCTCCACGAAAAGACCTGGTACGGCGAGGAGACGCCCGTCGATTTTTATGACATCAAGGGCGTGCTGGAGGCGTTTTTGCGCGGGTTCGGGCTGGGGTCCTGCCGCTTCGACCGTGCGGATGATGCCTTTCCAGGGTTCGACCCCCGGGTCTGCGCTGTCGTCACCTGCGGCGAAGACAGGCTTGGGGTCGTTGGCAAGGTGGACAAACGCGCCATGGCGGCGCTGGACATCGAACGTGAAGTGGCCTATTGCTTCGATCTGGATGCGGAGGCCCTTGCGAGGCAGGCGGACCGCCGCCGGCTCTTTCAGCCGCTCGCCAAGTTCCCGGCTGTCTACCGGGACATCTCGATGATCTTCGACTCCGATGTGGAGAGTGCACGGGTGCTTGACATCATTCGCGCATCCGGGGGAAAATGGGTCGAGTCCGTCAGGATCTTCGACCTGTACGAGGGGGAGAAGATGCCGCCCGGCAAGAAGGCCCTGGCTGTCAGGGTCTGCTACCGCTCCGGTAAGAAGACGCTGGACGGCGCCGCCGTGAATGCCTTGCACGAAAAGGTGATTGCGGCCATCGGCCAGGGGACGGGGGGAAGACTCAAGGAGGGCTAG
- the rsxE gene encoding electron transport complex subunit RsxE, with amino-acid sequence MAKTVVQEFTKGLWAEIPPFRLVLGLCPTLAVTKSVDGGIGMGIATTFVLVCSNILVSLLRNVIPKQVRIACFIVVIATFVTVVELLMQAFTYPLFLQLGIFIPLIVVNCIVLGRAEAFAFKNKLLPSLADGLGIGIGFTLSLAALAALREILGNGTFYNIPLFGPSFQPFTFMVQAPGAFVCLGLMLAGMNMLGKK; translated from the coding sequence ATGGCAAAAACAGTTGTCCAGGAATTTACCAAAGGGCTTTGGGCTGAGATTCCGCCCTTCCGGCTGGTCCTCGGCCTTTGTCCCACACTGGCTGTAACCAAGTCCGTAGACGGCGGCATCGGCATGGGCATCGCCACGACCTTCGTGCTCGTGTGCTCCAATATCCTCGTGTCCCTTCTTCGAAACGTCATCCCGAAGCAGGTTCGAATCGCCTGTTTTATCGTCGTTATCGCCACCTTCGTCACCGTCGTCGAGTTGCTCATGCAGGCTTTCACTTATCCCCTGTTCCTGCAGTTGGGCATCTTTATCCCCCTGATCGTGGTGAACTGCATCGTTCTCGGTCGTGCAGAGGCCTTTGCCTTCAAAAACAAGCTCCTCCCTTCTCTCGCCGACGGACTCGGGATCGGTATCGGCTTTACCCTTTCCCTCGCCGCCCTCGCTGCTCTCAGGGAGATACTCGGGAACGGGACCTTTTACAATATCCCGCTTTTCGGCCCCTCTTTCCAGCCCTTCACCTTTATGGTGCAAGCTCCCGGGGCCTTTGTGTGCCTCGGCCTCATGCTTGCGGGAATGAACATGCTGGGCAAAAAATAG
- the infC gene encoding translation initiation factor IF-3, whose protein sequence is MSKQADEVRVNDRIFAKSVRLISSDGTQLGILPVRDALRTAKEEGLDLVEVAPNSDPPVCRIMDYGKFKYQTSKKVQETRKKSRGLQVKEIKVRPNTEEHDLDVKVKNLIKFLEKKNRVKVTVTFRGREMAYIDAGVEVLKRVAEAVAEFGTVEEEPKREARNRMCLVIAPK, encoded by the coding sequence ATAAGTAAACAAGCTGATGAGGTAAGGGTGAATGACCGGATCTTTGCCAAGAGCGTCAGGTTGATTTCTTCCGACGGCACCCAGTTAGGCATTCTGCCCGTGCGGGACGCGCTCAGAACGGCCAAGGAAGAAGGTCTGGACCTGGTGGAAGTGGCACCCAATTCGGATCCGCCCGTGTGCCGGATCATGGACTACGGGAAGTTCAAGTATCAGACCAGCAAGAAGGTCCAGGAGACGCGGAAGAAGAGTCGTGGCCTTCAGGTCAAGGAAATCAAGGTCAGGCCCAATACGGAAGAGCACGATCTGGATGTCAAGGTCAAGAACCTGATCAAGTTTCTTGAGAAGAAGAACCGTGTCAAGGTCACCGTAACCTTCCGGGGGCGGGAGATGGCCTACATCGATGCGGGCGTCGAGGTTCTGAAGCGGGTGGCTGAGGCGGTCGCCGAGTTCGGGACCGTAGAGGAGGAGCCGAAGCGGGAGGCGCGCAACCGGATGTGCCTGGTGATCGCTCCAAAGTAG
- the rplT gene encoding 50S ribosomal protein L20, giving the protein MPRVKRGFKARQRRNKLLKAAKGYRGGASRQLRTAKAAVNRARAYAYRDRKVRKREFRSLWIVRINAAARQNGISYSRLMGGLQKAGIELDRKVLADMAVNDPAGFTRLVGAIQ; this is encoded by the coding sequence ATGCCAAGGGTAAAAAGAGGCTTCAAGGCCAGACAACGAAGAAACAAGCTCCTCAAGGCCGCAAAAGGCTACCGCGGCGGGGCGTCCAGACAGCTGCGGACGGCCAAGGCCGCTGTCAACCGGGCGCGCGCCTATGCATACAGGGATCGCAAGGTCAGGAAACGGGAGTTCCGCTCGCTCTGGATCGTGCGGATCAATGCGGCGGCGCGGCAGAACGGTATTTCTTACAGCCGGCTCATGGGCGGGTTGCAGAAGGCCGGGATAGAGCTGGATCGAAAGGTGCTTGCCGACATGGCGGTCAACGACCCCGCCGGGTTCACGCGCCTGGTCGGTGCCATTCAATAA
- a CDS encoding SoxR reducing system RseC family protein — MAIEQGVVEQVSDAQAHIRMQRSPACASCGSRHMCYSDSNEDLLVEIDNTLKAKVGDRVEVSMPTGSLLRLSVLVYCGPILAMIAGAYVGQTWAEALGAEPTPASILGGIIALTAAFIGLKRYDRAAKAKGRFLPKMTRILPGQPAIDCPVTPPADNR; from the coding sequence ATGGCGATTGAACAAGGGGTCGTCGAGCAGGTTTCGGATGCGCAGGCCCATATCCGGATGCAGCGGAGCCCGGCTTGCGCAAGCTGCGGTTCGCGGCACATGTGCTACAGCGATTCGAATGAAGATCTGCTCGTCGAAATCGACAATACACTGAAGGCCAAGGTAGGGGACCGCGTGGAGGTCAGCATGCCCACAGGATCGCTGTTGCGGCTGTCAGTGCTGGTTTACTGCGGTCCGATCCTGGCGATGATAGCTGGGGCCTATGTGGGGCAGACCTGGGCAGAAGCGCTGGGCGCCGAGCCCACTCCAGCCTCGATCCTTGGAGGGATCATTGCGTTGACTGCGGCCTTCATCGGCCTCAAGCGCTACGATCGAGCCGCGAAGGCAAAAGGGCGGTTCCTCCCCAAAATGACCCGTATCCTGCCTGGCCAGCCGGCTATCGACTGCCCAGTGACGCCTCCCGCCGATAACAGATAA
- a CDS encoding electron transport complex protein RnfA: MGDYILLAISCIFVNNILLAQYLGNCPFLGTSKKMETAVGMAMAVIFVLVMAGAITWVVEYFLLRPYGFGFLRTIAFILVIASLVQFVEMFLRKSIPALYAGLGIFLPLITTNCAVMGACLINIKEEYTFMQTLVSSFSYAAGFGLALVLFAGLRERILLARVPRPLQDTSIGLVTAGLLSLAFLAFKGMV; this comes from the coding sequence ATGGGCGACTACATCCTGCTGGCGATCAGCTGCATTTTTGTGAACAACATCCTGCTGGCGCAGTACCTGGGCAACTGCCCCTTTCTGGGGACATCCAAGAAGATGGAGACCGCCGTCGGCATGGCCATGGCCGTTATCTTCGTCCTTGTCATGGCTGGCGCCATCACCTGGGTGGTCGAATACTTCCTTTTGAGACCCTACGGCTTCGGATTTCTGAGGACCATCGCTTTCATCCTGGTGATTGCCTCCCTGGTCCAATTCGTCGAGATGTTCCTGAGGAAAAGCATCCCTGCCCTTTACGCCGGGCTCGGCATCTTTCTGCCCTTGATCACGACAAACTGCGCCGTGATGGGTGCCTGTCTCATCAACATCAAAGAGGAATACACCTTCATGCAGACGCTGGTGTCTTCCTTCTCCTACGCGGCGGGTTTCGGCCTGGCCCTCGTCCTTTTTGCGGGGCTGCGTGAACGAATCCTGCTCGCCCGCGTTCCCCGGCCCCTGCAAGACACCTCGATCGGGCTCGTGACAGCCGGACTTCTGTCCCTGGCTTTTCTGGCCTTCAAGGGGATGGTTTAG
- a CDS encoding FAD-dependent oxidoreductase, with product MLGGLLLLGGLGLLCGAGLAAASKIFYVYVDPKVEAVSEALPGANCGGCGYPGCGANAAAIVAGESSPSSCVAGGEELAQEIARILGVSVTAREPDLAKPGCTYGWDKADLKYLYDGIQDCRAAVLLNGGSKICPVGCLGLGTCVRACPFNALSMGEDNLPVVDLTRCTGCGTCERVCPKGIITLSSNTRRILHEYITDECTAPCQRACPAGIDIPVYIRQIRDGEYLEAVRTIKRTNPFPAVCGRICVHPCEFECRRNLVDEPVAINHLKRFASDYERRSGERVHVPRAPETGHRIAVIGGGAEGLTAAYLINRLGHDAAVFESKDVLGGLLRIGLPENRLPRDVLDWEIDGILDAGIAAHTGERLGSDFTVSSLMAEGYEAVVIATGGWDTQLTERRPEAPLTPLPGVRLLIDLALRAQAGEPFQCGNRVMILGGGRAAIQMALTCKEQGTDEVYLVVRTTQENTHYPADLLNKAREQGVRFYHGSALTRMIGEGDRLTQAEITPNMDGAEGVSEPIMLQIDTIIVGAGRFPELIYVKQPSEGEASTSASTAVKWETLFPYASPFAKEDIGIFRPGEVTSDYKAVVEAIGAGRRAASSLHHFLNAEQVIAPAHMIRQDTRVLSLDQLEPVSSAPRERMPERPPQELVNDPSAEIALGYSEEQARTEAGRCLQCGLICYRREASLGSR from the coding sequence ATGCTTGGCGGTCTATTACTCTTGGGCGGATTGGGCTTGCTCTGCGGCGCCGGCCTTGCCGCTGCATCCAAGATTTTTTACGTCTACGTAGACCCGAAGGTCGAGGCTGTCAGTGAAGCCCTGCCCGGCGCGAACTGCGGCGGCTGCGGCTACCCGGGATGCGGTGCGAACGCTGCTGCCATCGTTGCGGGTGAATCGTCGCCCAGTTCCTGCGTCGCCGGCGGTGAGGAGCTGGCCCAGGAGATCGCCCGGATCCTCGGCGTCTCCGTGACCGCCCGCGAACCGGACCTGGCCAAGCCCGGGTGCACCTACGGGTGGGACAAGGCCGATCTCAAATATCTTTACGACGGCATCCAGGACTGCCGGGCCGCGGTTCTCCTGAACGGAGGTTCGAAGATCTGCCCGGTCGGCTGCCTCGGTCTCGGCACCTGCGTCCGGGCCTGTCCCTTCAACGCCCTCTCCATGGGCGAAGACAATCTTCCCGTCGTCGACCTGACGCGCTGCACGGGGTGCGGAACCTGCGAGCGCGTATGCCCCAAAGGGATCATCACGCTCAGTTCCAACACCCGCCGAATCCTCCACGAATACATCACCGATGAATGCACGGCCCCGTGCCAACGCGCCTGCCCGGCCGGCATCGATATTCCGGTCTATATCCGTCAGATCCGCGACGGGGAATACCTCGAAGCGGTCCGGACCATCAAGAGGACCAATCCTTTCCCTGCGGTCTGCGGGCGGATCTGCGTGCATCCCTGTGAATTCGAATGCCGGAGGAATCTGGTCGACGAACCGGTGGCCATCAACCACCTCAAGCGCTTTGCCTCCGATTACGAGAGACGTTCCGGTGAAAGGGTCCATGTGCCAAGGGCGCCCGAAACCGGCCATCGCATTGCGGTCATCGGCGGCGGAGCCGAAGGCCTGACAGCGGCCTATCTCATCAACCGCCTCGGACACGACGCCGCCGTTTTCGAATCGAAAGATGTGCTCGGCGGTCTCTTGAGGATCGGTCTGCCCGAGAACCGCCTCCCGAGAGACGTCCTGGACTGGGAAATCGACGGCATCCTCGACGCCGGGATTGCGGCCCATACGGGGGAACGCCTAGGCTCCGACTTTACCGTTTCCTCCCTCATGGCGGAGGGGTATGAAGCCGTCGTCATCGCCACCGGCGGATGGGACACCCAGTTGACGGAGCGCCGCCCGGAAGCGCCGCTCACGCCTCTTCCGGGCGTACGGCTCCTGATCGATCTGGCGCTGCGTGCCCAAGCCGGGGAGCCGTTCCAATGCGGCAATCGCGTCATGATCCTCGGCGGGGGCCGCGCCGCGATACAGATGGCCCTCACATGCAAAGAACAGGGGACCGACGAGGTCTATCTCGTGGTCCGCACCACCCAGGAGAACACCCATTACCCGGCTGATCTGCTGAACAAGGCCCGGGAGCAGGGTGTCAGGTTCTATCATGGGAGCGCGCTGACTCGCATGATCGGTGAGGGAGACCGTCTGACGCAGGCCGAGATCACCCCGAACATGGACGGCGCCGAGGGCGTCAGCGAGCCCATCATGCTTCAGATCGACACGATCATCGTCGGTGCCGGCCGTTTCCCGGAACTGATATACGTCAAGCAGCCCTCCGAGGGAGAGGCCTCAACGAGCGCATCCACCGCGGTCAAGTGGGAAACCCTTTTCCCTTACGCCAGTCCGTTTGCGAAGGAAGACATCGGCATATTCCGGCCCGGGGAAGTGACGAGCGACTACAAGGCCGTTGTAGAGGCCATCGGCGCTGGGCGGCGCGCTGCTTCATCCCTTCACCACTTCCTGAATGCCGAGCAGGTCATCGCCCCTGCCCATATGATCCGCCAGGATACGCGGGTGCTGAGCCTCGACCAGTTGGAACCCGTAAGTTCAGCCCCGCGTGAGAGGATGCCCGAGAGACCGCCCCAGGAACTCGTGAACGATCCGTCGGCTGAAATCGCCCTCGGTTACAGCGAGGAGCAGGCGCGGACGGAGGCCGGCCGCTGTCTGCAGTGCGGGCTTATCTGTTATCGGCGGGAGGCGTCACTGGGCAGTCGATAG
- the rpmI gene encoding 50S ribosomal protein L35 — MPKIKTNRGAAKRFKTTGTGKLARNRAYASHILTKKSTKRKRNLRKSALVDATNRKQLQRLLPYL; from the coding sequence ATGCCGAAGATAAAAACCAACCGTGGCGCTGCCAAGCGTTTCAAGACCACGGGAACGGGCAAGCTGGCCAGAAACAGGGCTTATGCGAGCCATATTCTGACGAAGAAGAGCACGAAGCGGAAAAGGAACCTGCGCAAATCCGCATTGGTCGACGCCACCAACCGTAAACAATTGCAGAGGCTTCTGCCTTATCTCTAA